In Aureibaculum algae, the following are encoded in one genomic region:
- a CDS encoding endonuclease domain-containing protein: protein MPEVLLWQKIKKKSLGVQFHRQVPMLNYIVDFYCHEIGLAIEIDGKSHDFNFENDADRQAKIEAYGVQFLRFSNDEILNNMFSVSLIIENKVKELLE from the coding sequence TTGCCAGAAGTATTATTATGGCAAAAAATAAAGAAAAAATCACTTGGAGTACAGTTTCATAGACAAGTTCCGATGCTAAATTACATTGTTGATTTTTATTGCCATGAAATTGGTTTAGCGATAGAGATTGATGGTAAAAGTCACGATTTTAATTTTGAAAATGATGCTGATAGACAGGCCAAAATTGAAGCCTATGGAGTTCAATTTTTGAGATTTTCTAACGATGAAATATTAAACAATATGTTTAGTGTGTCATTAATTATTGAAAATAAAGTGAAAGAGCTCCTTGAATAA
- a CDS encoding endonuclease domain-containing protein: MRNKIIPYNSELKELARQLRKNSTLPEVLLWQKIKKKSLGVQFHRQVPMLNYIVDFYCHEIGLAIEIDGKSHDFNFENDADRQAKIEAYGVQFLRFSNDEILNNMFSVSLIIENKVKELLE, translated from the coding sequence ATGAGAAACAAAATAATTCCATATAACTCAGAACTAAAAGAACTCGCTCGTCAACTAAGAAAAAATAGTACATTGCCAGAAGTATTATTATGGCAAAAAATAAAGAAAAAATCACTTGGAGTACAGTTTCATAGACAAGTTCCGATGCTAAATTACATTGTTGATTTTTATTGCCATGAAATTGGTTTAGCCATAGAAATTGATGGTAAAAGTCACGATTTTAATTTTGAAAATGATGCTGATAGACAGGCCAAAATTGAAGCCTATGGAGTTCAATTTTTGAGATTTTCTAACGATGAAATATTAAACAATATGTTTAGTGTGTCATTAATTATTGAAAATAAAGTGAAAGAGCTCCTTGAATAA
- a CDS encoding endonuclease domain-containing protein has protein sequence MRNKIIPYNPELKELARQLRKNSTLPEVLLWQKIKKKSLGVQFHRQVPMLNYIVDFYCHEIGLAIEIDGKSHDFNFENDADRQAKIEAYGVQFLRFSNDEILNNMFSVSLIIENKVKELLE, from the coding sequence ATGAGAAACAAAATAATTCCATATAACCCAGAACTAAAAGAACTGGCTCGTCAACTAAGAAAAAACAGTACGTTGCCAGAAGTATTATTATGGCAAAAAATAAAGAAAAAATCACTTGGAGTACAGTTTCATAGACAAGTTCCGATGCTAAATTACATCGTTGATTTTTATTGCCATGAAATTGGTTTAGCTATAGAGATTGATGGTAAAAGTCACGATTTTAATTTTGAAAATGATGCTGATAGACAGGCCAAAATTGAAGCCTATGGAGTTCAATTTTTGAGATTTTCTAACGATGAAATATTAAACAATATGTTTAGTGTGTCATTAATTATTGAAAATAAAGTGAAAGAGCTCCTTGAATAA
- a CDS encoding endonuclease domain-containing protein translates to MRNKIIPYNPELKELARQLRKNSTLPEVLLWQKIKKKSLGVQFHRQVPMLNYIVDFYCHEIGLAIEIDGKSHDFNFENDADRQAKIEAYGVQFLRFSNDEILNNMFGVSLIIENKVKEFLE, encoded by the coding sequence ATGAGAAACAAAATAATTCCATATAACCCAGAACTAAAAGAACTGGCTCGTCAACTAAGAAAAAACAGTACGTTGCCAGAAGTATTATTATGGCAAAAAATAAAGAAAAAATCACTTGGAGTACAGTTTCATAGACAAGTTCCGATGCTAAATTACATTGTTGATTTTTATTGCCATGAAATTGGTTTAGCGATAGAGATTGATGGTAAAAGTCACGATTTTAATTTTGAAAATGATGCTGATAGACAGGCCAAAATTGAAGCCTATGGAGTTCAATTTTTGAGATTTTCTAACGATGAAATATTAAACAATATGTTTGGTGTGTCATTAATTATTGAAAATAAAGTGAAAGAGTTCCTTGAATAA